In Microbacterium sp. SLBN-146, one genomic interval encodes:
- a CDS encoding glycosyltransferase, which translates to MRVAVLAESFLPHMNGVTGSVLHILRQLNRAGHETLVIAPKSGPVTADLHGARAELMRSVPLPSYPEVRIVFARAARLAAVLREFGPDVVHLASPFVLGWQGLAAADLLRVPTVAVYQTDVVAYAEKYGLPHATSLVAGHIARLHRRATMTLAPSTSSLQQLETMGVDRLRRWGRGVDAERFHPAKRSDAWRAATAAGEVVVGYVGRLAPEKQVADLAALNDLPGVRLVIVGDGPSRPLLEQTLPGAVFLGHLSGDALAEALASFDVFVHPGESETFGQTIQEALASGVPVVATGTGGPVDLVRSSVDGWLYRPGDVADLRARVADLAGDQTKRRAFAAAAREGIAGRTWESLCRDLVAHYEDARLLRPLDDALLARGATRPAPVAAASSRRRGWEKYVALGDSLTEGLCDTSRMPGGAYRGWADRLAQLLAHDDAAGAELRYANLAVRSRRIRDLTRDQVPRALALKPDLVSLFMGANDLVAGRADPVALAAEFEESVRRLRACDIDVLVVTPFLPHRLSARIFATRFAIYASELRRIAAAHRAFLLDLEAHPAIGKLDMWADDKVHLRSRGHRFLAYRAADALGVPDAEALGGLDAALHADDDTPVSGGWLTRDALPWVWRRVRGRTAGDGLVAKHDDYVLIRRADGIRSRERAV; encoded by the coding sequence ATGAGAGTCGCGGTGCTCGCCGAGTCCTTCCTGCCTCACATGAACGGTGTGACGGGATCCGTCCTCCACATCCTCCGCCAGCTCAACCGAGCAGGCCACGAGACGCTCGTGATCGCGCCGAAGTCCGGGCCGGTGACGGCGGATCTCCATGGCGCCCGTGCGGAGCTCATGCGCTCCGTTCCGCTCCCGTCATACCCCGAGGTGCGCATCGTCTTCGCGCGAGCGGCACGTCTCGCGGCCGTCTTGCGCGAGTTCGGGCCCGATGTCGTCCACCTCGCCTCGCCTTTCGTCCTGGGGTGGCAGGGGCTCGCGGCCGCCGATCTCCTGCGGGTGCCCACCGTCGCCGTCTACCAGACGGACGTCGTGGCCTACGCCGAGAAGTACGGGCTGCCGCACGCGACCTCGCTGGTCGCAGGCCACATCGCACGCCTCCACCGGAGGGCGACGATGACCCTCGCCCCGTCGACGTCGTCCCTGCAGCAGCTGGAGACGATGGGCGTCGACAGGCTGCGCCGGTGGGGTCGCGGCGTCGATGCGGAGCGCTTCCATCCCGCCAAGCGGAGCGACGCCTGGCGGGCCGCGACGGCGGCCGGCGAGGTCGTCGTGGGGTACGTCGGACGACTCGCGCCCGAGAAGCAGGTCGCCGACCTCGCCGCTCTCAACGATCTGCCGGGTGTGCGCCTCGTCATCGTCGGCGACGGTCCTTCTCGGCCGCTCCTCGAGCAGACCCTCCCCGGTGCCGTCTTCCTCGGGCACCTCTCCGGCGACGCGCTCGCCGAGGCCCTCGCGAGCTTCGATGTCTTCGTGCATCCGGGCGAGAGCGAGACCTTCGGCCAGACGATCCAGGAGGCGCTCGCCAGCGGCGTCCCCGTCGTCGCGACGGGCACCGGGGGCCCCGTGGACCTCGTGCGATCGAGCGTGGACGGGTGGCTCTACCGGCCGGGGGACGTCGCCGACCTCCGCGCGCGCGTCGCCGACCTCGCGGGAGACCAGACGAAGCGGCGGGCGTTCGCGGCCGCCGCGCGCGAGGGGATCGCCGGTCGCACATGGGAGTCGCTGTGTCGCGATCTCGTCGCCCACTACGAAGACGCCCGTCTGCTGCGTCCTCTCGACGACGCCCTGCTCGCGCGGGGTGCGACCCGGCCCGCGCCGGTGGCCGCAGCATCCTCGAGGCGCAGGGGGTGGGAGAAGTACGTGGCCCTCGGCGATTCGCTGACGGAGGGGCTCTGCGACACGTCGCGAATGCCGGGTGGGGCATACCGCGGGTGGGCGGACCGGCTCGCGCAGCTTCTCGCCCACGATGACGCGGCGGGGGCGGAGCTGCGCTATGCGAACCTCGCCGTCCGGAGCCGTCGCATCCGCGACCTCACACGCGACCAGGTGCCGCGGGCCCTCGCGCTGAAGCCCGACCTCGTATCTCTCTTCATGGGCGCCAACGATCTCGTCGCTGGTCGGGCGGATCCCGTCGCGCTCGCCGCGGAGTTCGAAGAATCCGTCCGTCGCTTGCGGGCGTGCGACATCGACGTCCTCGTCGTGACGCCGTTCCTTCCCCATCGGCTTTCCGCGAGGATCTTCGCGACGCGCTTCGCGATCTACGCTTCTGAACTCCGCCGGATCGCTGCCGCGCATCGAGCCTTCCTTCTTGATCTCGAAGCGCATCCGGCGATCGGGAAGCTCGACATGTGGGCCGATGACAAAGTGCATCTGCGGTCTCGCGGGCACCGCTTCCTCGCGTACCGCGCCGCCGATGCCCTCGGGGTCCCGGATGCGGAAGCCCTCGGCGGCCTCGACGCCGCCCTCCACGCCGACGACGACACTCCCGTCTCGGGCGGGTGGCTCACACGCGACGCGCTTCCCTGGGTGTGGCGGCGAGTCCGCGGCCGCACCGCCGGAGACGGACTCGTCGCGAAGCACGACGACTATGTCCTCATCCGGCGGGCGGACGGCATCCGATCGCGTGAGCGCGCCGTCTGA
- a CDS encoding DNA/RNA non-specific endonuclease yields MIDDLLAQAAHSAWALPAMFALVLGDAFLVVIPGEAAVSAFGALAVTAGSPPLASVIGLAALAAFTGDACCFLVGRTVGLTRWRWMRTTRVQAAFAWARARLHRRTAVVVFTARFIPFARLAVNLVAGASGVRPGRYLGIVAIAATAWAVYQAIVGAAVGLILPGGPLVAVVVSVTVAVGLGLAIDAIVARIAARRSPSMTVEPPAVSRTAREDERMMDDQTGYDPRFLEREVPLPLPSDERETQVLTYPRFTVALDTARRFAAVTAVNIDGESLLDLPRAGEWDFDPRIPTTVQAGNDVYRNNDLDRGHLVRRRDPGWGEPAEARAAMEATFFYTNAAPQAAGFNQSKELWLGLEDHVLAYAEANDHRVSVFTAPVLEDDDPPYRGIRVPRRFWKVAAWSTTDAAGAPALASAGFVLDQSDLVEAATSRAVAPLGGFRTFQVPVADIADLAAVDLGPLTDGDTLVGTSARGGSVWVPLAARDDITL; encoded by the coding sequence GTGATCGACGACCTCCTCGCTCAGGCGGCGCACAGCGCGTGGGCCCTCCCGGCCATGTTCGCGCTGGTGCTCGGTGACGCGTTCCTCGTCGTGATCCCCGGCGAAGCCGCGGTGTCGGCATTCGGCGCGCTGGCCGTGACGGCGGGCTCACCGCCACTGGCATCCGTCATCGGGCTCGCCGCTCTCGCCGCTTTCACGGGCGACGCCTGCTGCTTCCTCGTGGGGCGGACGGTCGGCCTCACCCGCTGGCGCTGGATGCGGACGACCCGCGTGCAAGCAGCCTTCGCGTGGGCCCGGGCACGCCTCCACCGCCGCACCGCCGTCGTCGTCTTCACTGCGCGGTTCATCCCGTTCGCACGACTCGCCGTCAATCTCGTCGCCGGCGCCTCCGGCGTCCGGCCGGGCCGCTATCTGGGCATCGTCGCGATCGCGGCGACCGCGTGGGCGGTGTACCAGGCCATCGTGGGCGCTGCTGTCGGCCTGATCCTCCCCGGCGGTCCGCTCGTCGCTGTCGTTGTCTCCGTCACGGTCGCGGTGGGACTCGGGCTGGCGATCGATGCGATCGTCGCGCGTATCGCCGCGCGCCGATCGCCCTCCATGACAGTGGAGCCCCCTGCGGTCTCCCGCACAGCACGAGAGGATGAGCGCATGATGGATGATCAGACCGGGTACGACCCGCGGTTCCTCGAGCGGGAGGTTCCCCTCCCGCTCCCCTCGGACGAGCGCGAGACCCAGGTGCTCACCTACCCGAGGTTCACCGTCGCCCTCGACACGGCGCGGCGGTTCGCGGCGGTGACAGCCGTCAACATCGACGGCGAGTCGCTCCTGGACCTTCCCCGTGCCGGCGAGTGGGACTTCGATCCCCGCATCCCGACGACCGTGCAGGCGGGGAACGACGTGTACCGGAACAACGACCTCGACCGGGGCCATCTCGTACGCCGACGCGATCCCGGCTGGGGCGAACCGGCCGAGGCCCGCGCGGCGATGGAGGCGACGTTCTTCTACACGAACGCCGCTCCCCAGGCAGCGGGGTTCAACCAGTCGAAGGAGCTGTGGCTCGGACTCGAGGACCACGTCCTCGCCTACGCCGAGGCCAACGACCACCGGGTGAGCGTCTTCACCGCTCCCGTGCTGGAAGACGACGACCCGCCGTACCGCGGGATCCGTGTCCCCCGACGGTTCTGGAAGGTCGCGGCATGGAGCACGACGGATGCCGCAGGAGCCCCCGCGCTCGCATCCGCGGGGTTCGTCCTCGATCAGTCGGATCTCGTCGAGGCGGCGACCTCACGAGCCGTCGCGCCCCTGGGCGGCTTCCGCACGTTCCAGGTGCCCGTCGCCGACATCGCCGACCTGGCGGCAGTCGACCTCGGTCCCCTCACCGACGGCGACACGCTGGTCGGAACGTCAGCGCGGGGAGGCTCCGTCTGGGTCCCGCTCGCCGCGCGCGACGACATCACGCTCTGA
- a CDS encoding CE1759 family FMN reductase, with amino-acid sequence MTTAPRRIAVVSAGLSNPSSTRMLADRLAAATAKELADREIVATFDTFELRDYAHDITNNLLTGFAPAALESMINTVVSADALIAVTPIFSTSYSGLFKSFIDVIDPDALTGKPVLLGANAGTARHSLAIDYAIRPLFTYLHAEPVSTGVFAASSDWGAAADAVAPLGARIDRGARELADAVARRAPETSTDPFDPANYLGEGRSFGHLLGGLSGE; translated from the coding sequence ATGACTACGGCACCGCGACGCATCGCCGTCGTTTCGGCGGGACTGTCCAACCCTTCGTCCACCCGCATGCTGGCTGATCGGCTCGCGGCCGCGACGGCGAAGGAGCTCGCCGATCGTGAGATCGTCGCGACTTTCGACACGTTCGAACTGCGCGACTATGCCCACGACATCACGAACAATCTCTTGACGGGGTTCGCCCCCGCGGCGCTCGAGTCGATGATCAACACGGTTGTCTCGGCGGACGCGTTGATCGCCGTGACGCCGATCTTCTCGACGAGTTACTCGGGGCTGTTCAAGTCGTTCATCGACGTGATCGATCCCGATGCGCTCACGGGCAAGCCCGTCCTTCTCGGAGCGAACGCCGGAACGGCACGGCACTCGCTCGCGATCGATTACGCGATCCGGCCCCTGTTCACGTACCTTCACGCGGAGCCGGTGTCGACGGGAGTCTTCGCCGCGTCGAGCGACTGGGGAGCGGCCGCCGATGCGGTCGCGCCGTTGGGCGCGCGCATCGATCGCGGTGCCCGTGAACTGGCGGATGCCGTTGCTCGGCGAGCCCCCGAGACGTCGACCGATCCCTTCGATCCGGCGAACTATCTGGGCGAGGGACGCTCGTTCGGACATCTGCTGGGTGGCCTGTCGGGCGAGTGA